Genomic DNA from Bacteroidales bacterium:
TGCCAACCGTAATGGCTAAAGTGGGTGCACTTGGCCGTGTTCTAGGACCACGTGGTCTGATGCCAAACCCCAAAAGTGGTACAGTTACCATGGATGTGGATAAGGCTGTAAAAGAGGTAAAACAGGGTAAGATTGACTTCAAGGTTGATAAGTTTGGGATTATCCACTCATCAATCGGGAAGGTTTCATTCGCACCGGAACAATTAGTCGATAACGCTCAGGAGTTTATTAATACAATTATTAAACTCAAGCCATCGTCAGCTAAAGGAACTTACGTTAAAAGCGTATATATTTCAAGCACGATGAGCCCTGGACTACAAGTCGATCCTAAATCAGTCTCCGAGACGAACTAATAACCTTATTACAGACCCAATAGCACTATGAGAAGGGAAGATAAAAATTTATTAATCGATAAGTTAACCGAGCAGATAAATCAATACCCACATTTTTATCTTGCAGACATTTCCGAATTGAATGCTGAAGTAACTAGCAAACTACGTAGGAAATGTTTCGAAAAACAGATAGAATTGGTAGTGGTAAAAAACACCCTCTTTATTAAGGCGTTGGAGCGTAGTGGAAAATCAGATTTCACACAGCTCTACGACTCAATTAAAGGGTCTACATCTGTAATGTTTACCGAAACAGGTAACGTTCCGGCAAAACTTATCAAGGAATTCCGTAAGAAGAATCCTAAACCCTTACTGAAGGCCGCTTTTGTAGAAGAATCAATATATGTAGGTGAGAATCAACTAGACACACTCGTTAGCCTTAAGAGCAAGAATGAACTTGTTGCTGACGTTATCGCTCTGTTGCAATCACCCGCTAAAAACGTTGTTTCTGGATTACAATCCGGTCGTAACATTCTTGCAGGTGTTGTTAAAACACTATCAGAAAGAGAACAATAGTTATAGTTTGGAATTAATTTAAACTCAAAGTAAAAATGGCAGATCTTAAGAAATTTGCAGAAGATTTAGTTAACCTATCCGTGAAGGAAGTTAATGAGCTTGCTAAGATTCTGAAAGACGAATATGGCATTGAGCCTGCAGCTGCGGCTGTTGCTGTTGCTGCACCTGCTGCAAGCGAAGCAGCTGTTGTTGAAAAAAACACATTTGATGTGATTTTAAAATCAGCAGGTGGCACAAAATTACAAGTTGTAAAACTTGTTAAAGAGCTCACCGGTCTTGGTTTAAAAGAAGCTAAAGACTTAGTTGACGCTGCTCCAAAAGCTGTAAAAGAAGGCGTTTCTAAAGAAGAAGCACAATCTCTCAAAACACAACTCGAAGAGGCAGGAGCAGAAGTTGAACTTAAATAGCGAAAGCCTGATATTAGGTATTTAGAGGTTTAGAATCTATTAAAATAGATTCTAAGCCTTTTTATTGTTATATTTATCGGTTCAACTAATTCGATCACAAATGTTTCCAGACAATAAAAGAATTTGCTTCGCTAAAACCGAAACACCTATTAGGTATCCCGACTTTCTCGAGATACAGTTAAAATCCTTTGAGGAATTCTTCCAACTTGGAACGTCCCCAGAAGATCGTAAGAGAGAAGGTTTGTTCAAGGTTTTTGGCGAAAATTTCCCGATTACAGATACCCGTAACAACTTTGTACTCGAGTTTCTCGATTACTATATTGACCCCCCTCGATATGCTATTGAGGAGTGTCTTGAGCGCGGCCTAACTTTTAGTGTTCCACTAAAGGCTAAGTTAAAACTCTATTGTACCGATCCCGAACACGAAGATTTTGATACCGTTGTTCAGGATGTTTATTTGGGGACTATTCCCTACATGACCCCAAGGGGAACATTCGTTATTAACGGTGCTGAGCGTGTAGTTGTATCTCAGCTTCACCGTTCACCAGGTGTTTTCTTCGGTCAAAGCGTACACGCTAATGGGACAAAACTCTATTCCGCACGTATTATCCCATTTAAGGGTTCGTGGATTGAGTTTGCCACCGATATAAACAACGTGATGTATGCCTATATCGATCGTAAAAAGAAACTACCTGTAACCACTCTTCTTAGAGCAATTGGTTACGAAAGTGATAAGAATATTCTTGAGATTTTCAACCTAGCTGACGAGATCAAGGTCTCGAAAGCCAACCTTAAAAAGGTTGTAGGTCAAAGACTTGCTGCAAGAGTTCTTAAAACTTGGGTTGAGGATTTTGTTGATGAGGATACTGGAGAAGTTGTATCCATTGAACGTAATGAAATTATCCTTGACCGTGAGACTATTCTAGAAAATGATCATATTGATGATATCGTTGATTCTGGAACTAAGTCTATCCTATTACACAAAGAAAATCAGAGCATTTCGGATTACGCCATTATCTATAATACGCTTCAAAAGGACCCATGTAACTCTGAAAAAGAAGCTGTTATTCATATTTATCGCCAGTTACGCAACTCAGAACCACCCGACGAAGCTACCGCTCGCGATGTTATTGATAAACTATTTTTCTCCGATAAACGTTATGACTTAGGTGAAGTTGGACGTTATCGTATCAATAAAAAGCTTAACCTTTCCACAGGAAAGGAAGTTAAAGTTCTTACCAGAGAGGATATTATTGAAATTATTAAGTATTTGATCGAGCTTATTAATTCAAAAGCTGATGTTGACGATATTGACCACTTAAGTAACCGCCGTGTTCGCACTGTTGGAGAGCAACTTGCTGGTCAATTTAGCGTTGGCTTAGCACGTATGGCAAGAACAATCCGTGAGAGGATGAACGTTCGCGACAATGAGGTATTTACACCCATAGACCTTATCAACTCGAAAACCCTTTCATCGGTAATTAACTCTTTCTTTGGCACCAACCAGCTTTCACAGTTCATGGATCAAACCAATCCTTTGGCTGAAATGACTCACAAACGTCGTTTATCAGCATTAGGACCTGGTGGTCTATCACGTGAACGTGCGGGTTTTGAAGTTCGTGACGTACACTATACGCACTATGGACGTTTATGTCCAATAGAAACACCTGAAGGACCAAATATTGGTCTAATCTCTTCACTTTGTATTTATGCTAAAATTAATCAGTTAGGTTTTATTGAAACCCCATACCGTCAGGTTGAAAATGGCAAGGTTGGCTTAACAAAAGATGATGTAATATATTTAAGTGCAGAGGAAGAAGAAGCAAAAATTATTGCTCAGGCAAATGCAACTCTTGACGAGCAAGGTAATTTTACAAATCCAAGAATCAAATCTCGTTACGAAGGTGACTTCCCTCTTGCAGAGAAAGAGAATATTGACCTGATGGATATTGCTCCTAACCAAATTGCCTCAATTGCTGCATCTCTTATTCCATTCCTTGAGCACGATGATGCAAACCGTGCACTTATGGGTTCGAACATGATGCGTCAAGCAGTACCATTGTTACAACCTGAAGATCCAATTGTTGGAACAGGACTTGAAGGTCCAGTTATTAGCGATAGCCGTGTTCAAGTTGTTGCTGAAGAGGATGGTATTGTTGAGTATGTTGATGCTGAGGAAATTGTAGTTCGATATAACAGAACAGAGGAAGAACGTTTTGTAAGTTTCAACCCTGAAATTAAACGCTATAAACTTCCTAAATTCAAGAAGACCAACCAAAGTACCTGTATTAACCTTAAACCAATGGTTGAAAAAGGACAAGAGGTTAAAAAGGGGCAAATTCTTACAGAAGGTTATGCAACTAAAAAAGGTGAACTTGCTCTTGGTCGCAACCTAAAGGTGGCGTTCATGCCTTGGAAAGGATACAACTTTGAGGATGCTATCGTAGTTAGTGAGCGCCTAGTTCGTGATGATATATTTACATCAATTCATATCGACGAGTATATTCTTGAAGTAAGAGATACCAAAAGAGGTTTAGAAGAGTTAACTGCTGATATACCTAACGTTTCGGAAGAGGCAACAAAGGATCTTGACGAAAACGGTATGATTCGTATCGGTGCAAATGTTACCCCAGGTGATATTCTTATTGGTAAGATTACTCCAAAAGGCGAGTCAGATCCAACTCCAGAAGAAAAACTTCTAAGAGCTATCTTTGGAGATAAGGCAGGAGATGTAAAAGATGCATCGCTTAAAGCATCACCATCGTTATTTGGTGTTGTAATTGATAAGATGCTTTTTTCACGCTCAATTAAAGATCCCAAGAAAGGTAAAGCCACTGAAAAAACCCTTCTCACTAAAATTGATGAAGAGTTCGAAAATATCGCAAAAGATTTATTTGAGAGGTTAGTCGATAAACTATTCTTTATTGTGAATGGTAAGACATCTCAAGGAGTTTACGATAATTTCGATGCCGAGATTATTCCTCGTGGTGTTAAGTTTACCCATAAGATGTTGGTTGACATTGATTACATGAATGTTAATCCCAACAAGTGGACTACCGATAAGAAGAAAAACGATACAATTAGAGCGGTCATCCATAATTACATACTCAAGTGGAAAGAGTATGATGCTGAATATAAACGTAAGAAGTTCAATATCACCATTGGTGATGAACTACCTGCAGGTATTGTTCAGCTTGCCAAAGTCTATATCGCTAAAAAGAGAAAAGTTAAAGTTGGTGATAAGATGGCTGGTCGTCACGGTAACAAAGGTATTGTTGCTAAGATTGTTCGCGATGAAGATATGCCATACTTAGCGGATGGTACAACTGTAGATATCGTGCTCAACCCACTTGGTGTACCTTCACGTATGAACCTTGGACAGATCTACGAAACAGTTCTAGGATGGGCTGGAAAAGAGTTAGGTGTTAAATTTAGCACTCATATCTTTGACGGAGCATCTCTTGATGATATTTGCGAGTATACTGATAAAGCAGGTATTCCAAGATTTGGGAAAACCTATCTATATGATGGTGGAACTGGAGAACGATTTGATCAACCTGCAACCGTTGGCATGATTTACATGCTAAAACTGGGTCACATGGTTGACGATAAGATGCATGCTCGTTCAATTGGTCCTTACTCACTAATTACCCAGCAGCCACTTGGCGGTAAGGCTCAATTTGGTGGTCAACGTTTTGGTGAGATGGAGGTATGGGCACTTGAAGCATTTGGTGCATCACATATCCTACAAGAAATCCTAACAATTAAGTCCGATGACGTAGTTGGCCGTGCTAAAGCTTACGAATCTATAGTTAAGGGAGAAGCTATGCCTCAACCCGGTATACCCGAGTCGTTGAATGTGCTCCTACACGAACTACGTGGACTTGGATTAAGCGTTAACCTTGAATAGTAGCATGTTTTGCTGAACATTTTGCCATTGTTTAAATGGCTTTAACTGCAAAACTTAACTTATTAACATACAGAGATTATGTCGTTCAGAAGGGAAAATAAGGTTAAAAGCAACTTTACAAAGATTACAATCAGCCTCTCTTCTCCTGAAGAGGTGCTTGAACGTTCTAGTGGTGAGGTGCTAAAACCTGAAACCATCAATTATAGAACTTATAAACCTGAACGTGACGGACTATTCTGCGAAAGAATATTCGGTCCTGTAAAGGACTATGAATGCCATTGCGGTAAATACAAACGTATCCGTTATAAGGGTATTGTTTGCGACCGTTGCGGTGTTGAAGTAACCGAAAAGAAAGTACGTCGCGAAAGGATGGGTCACATTAACTTAGTTGTTCCTGTGGCTCATATCTGGTATTTCCGTTCATTGCCTAATAAAATTGGATACCTTCTTGGATTGCCAACTAAAAAACTTGACGTAGTTATTTACTACGAACGTTTTGTTGTCATCA
This window encodes:
- a CDS encoding 50S ribosomal protein L10, which produces MRREDKNLLIDKLTEQINQYPHFYLADISELNAEVTSKLRRKCFEKQIELVVVKNTLFIKALERSGKSDFTQLYDSIKGSTSVMFTETGNVPAKLIKEFRKKNPKPLLKAAFVEESIYVGENQLDTLVSLKSKNELVADVIALLQSPAKNVVSGLQSGRNILAGVVKTLSEREQ
- the rpoB gene encoding DNA-directed RNA polymerase subunit beta; amino-acid sequence: MFPDNKRICFAKTETPIRYPDFLEIQLKSFEEFFQLGTSPEDRKREGLFKVFGENFPITDTRNNFVLEFLDYYIDPPRYAIEECLERGLTFSVPLKAKLKLYCTDPEHEDFDTVVQDVYLGTIPYMTPRGTFVINGAERVVVSQLHRSPGVFFGQSVHANGTKLYSARIIPFKGSWIEFATDINNVMYAYIDRKKKLPVTTLLRAIGYESDKNILEIFNLADEIKVSKANLKKVVGQRLAARVLKTWVEDFVDEDTGEVVSIERNEIILDRETILENDHIDDIVDSGTKSILLHKENQSISDYAIIYNTLQKDPCNSEKEAVIHIYRQLRNSEPPDEATARDVIDKLFFSDKRYDLGEVGRYRINKKLNLSTGKEVKVLTREDIIEIIKYLIELINSKADVDDIDHLSNRRVRTVGEQLAGQFSVGLARMARTIRERMNVRDNEVFTPIDLINSKTLSSVINSFFGTNQLSQFMDQTNPLAEMTHKRRLSALGPGGLSRERAGFEVRDVHYTHYGRLCPIETPEGPNIGLISSLCIYAKINQLGFIETPYRQVENGKVGLTKDDVIYLSAEEEEAKIIAQANATLDEQGNFTNPRIKSRYEGDFPLAEKENIDLMDIAPNQIASIAASLIPFLEHDDANRALMGSNMMRQAVPLLQPEDPIVGTGLEGPVISDSRVQVVAEEDGIVEYVDAEEIVVRYNRTEEERFVSFNPEIKRYKLPKFKKTNQSTCINLKPMVEKGQEVKKGQILTEGYATKKGELALGRNLKVAFMPWKGYNFEDAIVVSERLVRDDIFTSIHIDEYILEVRDTKRGLEELTADIPNVSEEATKDLDENGMIRIGANVTPGDILIGKITPKGESDPTPEEKLLRAIFGDKAGDVKDASLKASPSLFGVVIDKMLFSRSIKDPKKGKATEKTLLTKIDEEFENIAKDLFERLVDKLFFIVNGKTSQGVYDNFDAEIIPRGVKFTHKMLVDIDYMNVNPNKWTTDKKKNDTIRAVIHNYILKWKEYDAEYKRKKFNITIGDELPAGIVQLAKVYIAKKRKVKVGDKMAGRHGNKGIVAKIVRDEDMPYLADGTTVDIVLNPLGVPSRMNLGQIYETVLGWAGKELGVKFSTHIFDGASLDDICEYTDKAGIPRFGKTYLYDGGTGERFDQPATVGMIYMLKLGHMVDDKMHARSIGPYSLITQQPLGGKAQFGGQRFGEMEVWALEAFGASHILQEILTIKSDDVVGRAKAYESIVKGEAMPQPGIPESLNVLLHELRGLGLSVNLE
- a CDS encoding 50S ribosomal protein L1, which encodes MTKLTKNRKLALSKLEADKQYRLAEAATLLKDITTTKFDASVDLDIRLGVDPRKANQMVRGVVTLPHGTGKVTRVLVLCTPDKEEAARQAGADYVGLDDFIEKIKGGWTDVDVIITMPTVMAKVGALGRVLGPRGLMPNPKSGTVTMDVDKAVKEVKQGKIDFKVDKFGIIHSSIGKVSFAPEQLVDNAQEFINTIIKLKPSSAKGTYVKSVYISSTMSPGLQVDPKSVSETN
- the rplL gene encoding 50S ribosomal protein L7/L12; translation: MADLKKFAEDLVNLSVKEVNELAKILKDEYGIEPAAAAVAVAAPAASEAAVVEKNTFDVILKSAGGTKLQVVKLVKELTGLGLKEAKDLVDAAPKAVKEGVSKEEAQSLKTQLEEAGAEVELK